Proteins encoded within one genomic window of Candidatus Methylomirabilis tolerans:
- a CDS encoding DEAD/DEAH box helicase has translation MAKGHSPIEIGSSSLSQDARVLIDSFRDRYPFPLDPFQEEAIGLIAGGTSVIVSAPTGAGKTLIAEFAIYRALAHQHRIAYTTPIKALSNQKYADFTRQWGEETVGILTGDVKVNPRAPLVIMTTEILRNKFYGGEFEGLYYVVLDECHYMGNVGRGTVWEEIIINCPPEVQLVALSATVSNIGEIAEWIGQTHRPIRPIHHPVRPVPLQYLLCDKEGQLWPPEPASARRILQASFSGRSMSEGRDIGRWGRRGERRHHIVRRRGLDESIAISVLRAHHWLPVIYFIFSRSGCERALARLLDRSEPLLDPARGEEVEEAIQRTLLDYPSISPESDLNQLILRGLRRGAGLHHAGVLPALKRLTEVLFERGLVRIVFATETMSLGIHMPAKSVVIGGLRKRSDLGFRGLTVGELTQMAGRAGRRGIDPEGTCLLALDSAEAAEDAVRLVQGEPEPIESRFRIGYGSAALLIALYREPEAIRKTIEKSFGQFQNRRKIETIRVEQTELIRRLADAEGIASPCCPVSTLIEYRERRAAIEQERERLRNLRIATARAGRTGGRGRGRPVPSSLSFFVGESAEEGRAKLDAMALALSQMPCHRCPERGFRERQIKQSRRLGQVLERHHQMQQQLQDSYWEQFLRVVTILQHFGYLEDGRLGAEGRLIASLRHDNELLVARVAFSGLMDGLLPEELAALLSCLVEEPRGTEQAAAKLFLRDQAHLRRRVKTLDELSQEVDRVQRSYHVGLPVSMHTTYLAAAHRWASGEDDWLALVEQSFGGHEGDLIRAFRRLIDLCRQLEESPELPVELTRTLSRATAMLDRGIVLESALI, from the coding sequence ATGGCAAAAGGACACAGCCCCATCGAGATCGGTTCATCGTCCCTGTCGCAAGACGCGCGGGTTCTCATCGATTCGTTCCGCGACCGGTACCCGTTCCCCCTTGACCCGTTCCAGGAAGAGGCCATCGGCCTGATCGCGGGGGGCACCTCCGTGATCGTCTCCGCGCCAACCGGCGCGGGCAAAACCCTCATCGCTGAATTCGCGATCTACCGGGCCCTGGCTCACCAGCACCGTATCGCCTACACGACCCCCATAAAGGCTCTGAGCAACCAGAAGTATGCCGATTTTACCCGTCAGTGGGGTGAAGAGACGGTAGGCATTCTCACCGGCGACGTGAAGGTGAATCCTCGCGCACCACTCGTGATCATGACCACCGAGATCCTCCGAAACAAGTTCTATGGGGGCGAGTTCGAGGGGCTTTACTATGTAGTGCTGGACGAATGTCACTATATGGGGAATGTAGGGCGGGGAACGGTCTGGGAAGAGATCATCATCAACTGCCCTCCTGAAGTCCAGCTTGTCGCTCTCTCGGCCACCGTCAGCAATATTGGCGAGATTGCTGAGTGGATCGGCCAGACGCACCGACCGATCCGGCCCATCCATCATCCGGTCAGACCAGTGCCGCTACAGTACCTGCTCTGCGATAAGGAGGGGCAGCTCTGGCCACCAGAGCCGGCTTCGGCCCGTCGGATTCTACAAGCCTCCTTCTCAGGCCGAAGCATGTCGGAGGGTCGGGATATCGGCCGATGGGGGCGGCGTGGAGAACGGCGGCACCATATCGTCCGCCGTCGCGGGCTCGACGAGAGCATCGCGATTTCCGTATTGCGGGCGCACCACTGGCTGCCGGTCATCTACTTTATCTTCAGTCGATCCGGATGCGAACGGGCTCTCGCTCGACTTCTGGATCGAAGCGAGCCGCTCCTGGATCCCGCCAGAGGTGAGGAGGTCGAGGAGGCGATCCAACGGACGCTCCTCGATTATCCGAGCATCAGCCCTGAGAGCGATCTGAATCAACTGATCCTGCGTGGGCTCCGTCGCGGTGCGGGGCTGCACCACGCCGGCGTCCTGCCGGCGCTTAAGCGGCTTACGGAGGTCCTGTTTGAGCGAGGATTGGTGAGGATCGTCTTCGCGACCGAAACCATGAGCCTGGGGATACACATGCCGGCCAAAAGCGTGGTGATCGGAGGACTTCGTAAGCGGAGCGATCTCGGGTTCCGGGGACTCACCGTTGGGGAGCTGACTCAGATGGCCGGGCGGGCCGGGCGACGGGGAATCGATCCTGAAGGGACTTGCCTCCTGGCGCTCGATTCTGCTGAGGCGGCCGAGGACGCCGTTCGTCTGGTGCAAGGCGAGCCGGAGCCGATCGAGAGCCGATTCCGGATCGGCTACGGCAGCGCTGCCTTGCTGATCGCACTGTACCGAGAACCGGAGGCGATCCGCAAGACCATTGAGAAAAGTTTCGGCCAGTTTCAGAATCGGCGGAAGATCGAGACCATCCGGGTGGAACAGACGGAGTTGATCCGCAGGCTGGCCGACGCCGAAGGCATAGCATCGCCCTGTTGCCCGGTCAGTACGCTGATCGAGTATCGTGAGCGGCGCGCCGCGATCGAGCAAGAGCGGGAACGGCTCAGGAATCTGCGGATAGCGACCGCGCGCGCCGGCCGTACAGGTGGTCGTGGTCGTGGTCGACCTGTCCCTTCATCGCTCAGTTTCTTCGTCGGAGAATCGGCTGAGGAAGGCAGGGCAAAACTCGACGCGATGGCCCTTGCCCTATCCCAGATGCCCTGTCACCGCTGCCCGGAACGGGGGTTCAGGGAACGACAGATTAAGCAGTCGCGACGACTGGGGCAGGTGCTGGAGCGCCACCACCAGATGCAGCAACAACTGCAGGATTCCTACTGGGAACAGTTCCTGCGGGTTGTGACGATCCTCCAGCACTTCGGCTACCTCGAAGATGGGCGGCTGGGCGCGGAAGGTCGTCTCATCGCATCACTGCGCCACGATAATGAACTGTTGGTAGCTCGGGTCGCCTTCTCCGGCCTCATGGATGGGCTTTTACCGGAGGAACTCGCAGCGCTGCTCTCATGTCTGGTGGAGGAACCGCGAGGCACCGAGCAGGCAGCAGCTAAGCTGTTCCTCCGCGATCAGGCGCACCTTCGCCGGCGCGTGAAGACGTTGGACGAGCTGAGCCAGGAAGTCGACAGAGTTCAGCGGTCTTACCATGTCGGTCTTCCGGTCTCGATGCACACGACCTATCTGGCGGCCGCCCATCGGTGGGCCTCTGGCGAGGATGACTGGCTGGCACTGGTCGAGCAGAGTTTCGGGGGGCACGAGGGTGACCTCATCCGGGCATTCCGTCGCCTCATCGACCTGTGCCGGCAGCTCGAAGAGAGCCCGGAACTGCCGGTAGAACTGACGCGAACGCTCTCGCGGGCAACCGCGATGTTGGATCGAGGCATCGTCCTGGAATCCGCATTGATCTAG